The Apostichopus japonicus isolate 1M-3 chromosome 14, ASM3797524v1, whole genome shotgun sequence region tgttatcATCTTGCTGTGGCAAGAAACTGCTCTATTTTCATTATCGTACAAcgtataagagtgacgtcatatgtatattgtttactcGTAAAATAACCTCTCCTTGCATTcaacatttctttaaatattattttgatatcCCTCTATTACTTTCAAACAACACATCCTGTTGCTAAATACGTGCAAGAACATTAAAATTATTTCGTTTCCATGTTACTGTTAAAAGGAACTCCTGAGTTTTAATTGTCGGTAACAGTGACgtcatatttttattgtttaatggtaaagtattacctcttttagcatccAACCACTCTTCAAGTATTCTAAGGACATTTCGTGACAACATCCAATCAACAAACCTTGTTCTAAATAGGGTtactaacattttaaaactaTTATCATGTCGCTGTGAATAGTCGTTGCTGATTTTTAATTTAGCCCATcctcatttgttgtttacacgTAAGATAACATCTCTCCAAGCATCCAACAACTCCTAAGATAATATCAGGACATCCCGCTATAACTGTCAACAAAAATATGTAGGTTCTAATAAGTGCAAGAGCATTTAAATGCCATTTTCATGTTGCTCAGGACGGTTAAACTTTACTTTTGATATGAGGATCTCTTATTGAGTATAAGAACCCGATTGTATGGTAAACCGTTGTTTTGCAGTGTTATGGAAAAAAATCAGAACGGTCAGAATTCAGAAACTTTATGAGAATGTTATAAGCTAAATTCAGCACACCAATATGACAAAATGAACACGTTATCTATATTTAAAAATCAGTCTACTAGACATAGCATCAACATATGCATGGCAACTCAATATCAGCTAAAGGGTTCTTGTGTCATTAACTTTTGAATTTTAATATGGCGAAACTCGAATAAAGTTGATAAAACTTGTTAAAgttttgttcattttttataatttaatgcTGTTATATTTTAACGTCAGATGGGGATGCCCACATGTTATTTGTCGGGGCCTGCTTGGTATACAGCACATAAACATACAAGTTATACATGTATTCAGTGTATATAACTGATCCCATGTTTCCATACTGAAAGTGACCGCAGTACTTATAGGAGATGCTCCCTCAGCATGTATATTAGTATTCTATTGGTCTATCTCTTGCGTCGCTCTCGCAGCGTTGTGCTGGACTGTCGCTTTCCTGTTTAGCTTCACGTATGGACATGGATCTAGACCACTGAGCTTATTTCTGGCTATTATACGTAATACAGGGCTAAAGCCAACTCCGGGTTCGTGGGAATGAAGCAACGACCGAAAGTTTTATTGCgatcatatcccccccccccctatcctCGTACTTGTTTGTCCTTCGTCCAGCTGCTACTGCTAACCTTTGATCCCTATGAGGTCAAAACTGGGAGCTGCAAGACAGCTACTCGTTAAAAAGTAGCGACACTTTTATAGTAAGATCAGAATTGGACAAAATCAGGATCGTCGCAGAAGATCATTTGTCTTCATCCAAAGTGGTTCCTCGGTCATTTGTTTGGTTACTTGCTCTCGTCCACCGATTTTCTATCTCCAAGATGTCGATTGCGTTTCTCAGTGGGTTCTTCGTCTACCTGACACTAATCGGGCAGGCAAAAGCTGGTGCTAACGAATTCCCTGATCAAGGTAGGACACTTGTAGGCTTTTAATCCTACAAAATAGTTGATAACAATCgctataatttatatatatatatatagatatatgtatatatataaatatatatttatatatatatatgtatgtatgaatatatatataattgaaaatgagaaggaaaatccagaacagtgaaaaaacttacagcctccaccgggattcgaacccgggcctcccgccttgtacgcggacaccctaaccaactaggccatggacgctgatccATCCAggggttcgaaaccggtaaggaaagtCGTAAATTCCCTGTAGGcttttgacacctgtatcgaacaatactagttctgtttttggtgacatatttagATATTTAGATCtatagatcaaacatgatgctaaccaactcgaaaatcatttgtaattcctaaagccggatctcgaaagagatactttgaacagactttatgttaatgaatatatatatatatatatatatatatatatatatatgttacccCGGGGAATCGGGTGACGTAGGTATGAGCCAATGTATAGGCCACCTGAGgggtagaaaggaacaaaactcggagcaaaatgaatagtacagcaacacaatgtcatatggtatatcaatgtTTGTTTACAACCCTTTAATCTAGAACATAATTGTCCTTTACAGCTCTCTGTTATCATATCAACCTCAGTGCAACATCATGAATTTATTGATAAACAGATAAACCTAATCAACCTACAGATAACACACACTCACGCATAGACCAACAAACATATCCACACAGCTGCACAAAGAAGtgttaatatttattctaaCATCCTAATCCTCTGCGCACCCCTAGACTAGCAACTTTTCCCTGCATGAACTAGGGAGCTATCTTACtacttattattaaaacaaaaggtttcAATATAGTTGTACCCACACGCTACCACTGCACAGGCAGTATACAGCTAATAAGAACAATATCTCTACCTGGTTTaggattgccatggtaacctaaACAGTTCCACCAATCCTGTGCACCCAGACCTCTGTAGGGGGTCTACCCTATGCAGCTTGCTGTGTAGCTCCTTTAATCAACCCCTCTTCCAATAGAACAATCCATCTAATTAGTCTATGCAGCACAGGTTATACCTGCTTAGTAATTTGACACCATGGGCGTAGCTGCAGTGGCTTCACCATATCAAATAACAATGTACCATACAGGTAACTTACAGCTTAAGGCTATATGAAGGACATATAAAACTACTATAAAAGGTGCACTTCAATGTCTTGACATTTCTATTGAAAGCTACCAtgaatactaataataatacatcaaaggggtagaaaggaacaaaactcagagcaaaatgaatagtacagcaacacaatgtcatatggtatatcaatgtGCCACTGACGGGTCATTGAAAACGTGTTTTCTTACAACacaaatttatattttcctATTGAGTTTTTCGTTTCATTGAAGGACTTGACCTACTGGTCGGTATGTTTTAAACTAAGGAGTCCAGTAACAAgttaattgatgaacctcaaATTTTTAAAGTACAATGGCTGAAAAATTAAAGAGATACAAATCTTCAACATGGACTGATAGTAGTGtgtttcagtatatatattcacatacaCATGTTTTCATGTCACAAGTTTGATCTGGAAATTACCGTACGATATATGTCTCCTCATTATTGCGGCTTTTAATCTGCAGGGACATTTTCCAACTTTTATGTCAATATTTCTTATATCGATATTGTTACATTTCCAAGTCAAAATTTCTACGTTTTGAGTCGAAAGTTCAACCTTTAAGATTCATCTCGGAAACGTTACATTTGATCTTGAAATTTTGACCAATTTACTTCACACGGTTCACACGGTTCACGCGATAATTCTGCACTTTGTTCATATTGCGATCTCAGCATCCGTGATGCATGCGACGTTTTGGGAGTTATGGCGTGGTAGTTCCACCCCTTCTGACCTTCCCTAGTTGTCTCTGTGAAACCCTGGTAACAATGTTTCGGTCATAATTCTCGACtccacccctaacccctacGATCCCCTCCTCCAAATGCCATGAGGACCATATGAAGCCGGATTTTCCTACGTAAATCAGTATACATGACCACCAAGGGATTTCATATGCAACTTTCGAATATCAATTCCGTAATGTAACCTACATAACAGTGCATGCTAAAGAAAAACTAGCAGTTAGGGGGAACGGATTTTATGAAGGGTTTAACGATCGAATGTTGTTTATGATAAACATGCGCTTCCCGTTAGTGTTCATTACTTAGTTCGAGCGCTTAGATTGTCATTGTCTTCTTTTTAGCAAATATTTTGGTGCTTCAGTGCTAATGATCCTTCCGAAATGTAAACAGCTATGTTCATGTTGTTCATCGGCAGGTTGCAGTGCGCAGCTAGACTGGACGGAATTCAACGGTCACTGCTACAAGTTAGTGACCGACAGATTCGGAGGACAACCCGCTGACTACACGACGATAAAAGATTCATGTGAAATTGTTGGCCCACTCGAATTTCCATTTGACTCTGCCGTTGTAAAGTATGCATACCTTGCCGACATCCAGTCCATAGAAGAAAATGACTTCATTGCCGAAGTGCTTGCCGGTGGAAATCGAGCGTGGCTCGGGGGTCAGAGAGTAGGCGGTAAGTTTTATCTCCTGCTTTAATTGCACAATGCATCCATGCGGATCCATGGGTGTGTGTAGAGTGTTCCCATTAGCACAACTTTGcgtgtagacctaattataaaCCCAACTTAAGGCCTAAATATAAAGCAGAAAGCACCATTTGGCgtcttatattttcattttcatctggGGCGGATACAGACCCCTTATATGGGAGTCGGCTTGAACGGCCTCAGAGTCACACACCCTCATTTTGTATTTCCCTACATCCACCCCTTTTATGTCCGTGCAATGCGCGACCTTTTTATATCATATGTGATTATGTCATGACGCTAAGACATGTTATGCACCCACTGTGAAATTTCGATATATGATCTTAAAGGTATGTCCAGAGGCCAATACAAAATGTACATATCAAGATCCTTTTTGGTTACGATGGCTCAGTTAACCTTTGCAATCTTGCTGGCGTGTGTGCGGGtggcgatttttttttcccagcgcGGTAAATGCAATAATTTGCAATCCTCGCTTCACATTGGCTGGGACTTGCACTTTTGATGCTGAACTGGCGACTGTCTTAAGAAGACAACTTtgttaaaaagtttttttctctgCTTTTGCGCGGACTTGTTCGCTCGTAAAACAATACTGCGACCATGGACTGTGAGTGTGCACGTCGATGGCTGTCCTTTTTTAAAGGTAAGGATTACTGAGGTTCATGATCCATAACTGAAAAGCCAATAAATTGAATAAGTTTGACAAGGGTGAAGCTTCGAAGTGATGGTGGAACTTGCTGTACAGATAAGTACTGCGATGCAATGTACGCAGATTAGTAcagccttacattgtttttACAGCATTTTCTTCAAACGTTAACATTAAAATAAGGAAATGGATCAATTCATTTAGTTACGTTGATGTTatatggtgatattttgtatcatcttcaaaatgtttctgtttGATTTAAGTTCTTTAAATTTACAGCAAAAGCGTTGTGCGATACATAACCACAGACCCTCTAAACCCGTGGCATAACAAACCgacaaataaattaacttaATTGACTCTACTCAAACGCGTACATTCTGCTGCTAGACTGTTTTCCTTTCTGAGAGTAGCAAACTGGCCTTGCTTAAGTGCCAAGTGGTATGTGATGAGCGATTATGTGCAGCTGCTGCTATAGTTGATATTGTAATGAAGCTTATGTATACGGACCACAGCCAATCGGAGCGAGGTATGCAAATCTTGGCCTTTACCGATCACCGAGCTGGTGAAAAAAACGCGTGCGGGTGTGTTTGGGCATGTCTGGTGACATGGTACAAAATAAATACCTGTCACCAGTTGTGGAACAATATAGAGCAATATACAAAGGTTGTCAAGACAATGGGTTAGAATAAAGTGAAATGTCATCGGTTTTAGCTAATATAATAGAAAACAAGATTGTTTGGGTGTGTGGGAGGGTGCGTGCGTGTAGGTGTGTATACAGCCAACTTATTAGCACGATATATCAAGAAGCACATGTTGAGTCAATGTCATGCTTAGCGGGTATATACCCCATATTGCGTCGATGTGCCCTACtgtttgtggttcccatctcatgaatattaataaatcaGGCTTAacgtaaaattcttaaaatgtcagtATCAAATCAGCAGTATGTGCAATTACGTTAATACATTATATGGTGACGAAACTACATTGTACGTATATGCTCTGTGCAACAACAACTttgacatcattaatattcatggttGTGGGCTTAATTGGCagattttcaatatatatatatatatatatatatatatatatatatatatatatacagggttatagccacgccggcggcggccggtggtaaccgccactcacgcctgccggccggcattggaagtgagtaaacagtccactggccggcacaaaaaaatagtaaaatgcttgtgaaatacaacataagtaacaaatttatctttcccttgccgtaaaacatgataataatgtCACCTTTTTCCCTGGACCCCACCAGGGGCCCTTAAGCGGGCTCCTGCGCCCCCGGCCGTGAGATGGtagagcttcgctcgctacgctcgctacgcttcgcaaatttatttaaccagcactcacaatctcctagctataaccctgtatatatatatatatatatatatatatatatatatatattgataatttaAAGTATTAATATAGTATAAAGTATTTATATAGTATCGACATGGTGTTTAgttttggtacagtatttgatgatgataatgatgatgatgatgatgatgatgatgatgatgatgatgatgatgatgatgatgatgatgatgatgatgatgacgacgacgacgacgacgacgacgacgacgacgacgacgacgatgacgatgacgacgacgacgacgatgacgatgacgatgacttACGCAAACTGCTCGACTATTGCGTCTCGTTCCACTTTGTTGGTTGTAATCCTCATCCGTCaacaacaaatttatatatttgcgATACAAATTGCAAATAGGATGTGGCTTGACCAAGTTTCCAGCATTGCTTAAAGCATATCAACTTCAGTTGTCACCGGACTACATACTTTAATAAAGCAAGAATAACGAAAAGAAAAGTAACCCTGACTGTGTTGTGATCCATAATATAATAATGTTCGTTCTCTCCTCCAGACGGGTTTCAATGGGTCATGAAAGATGGTGACACCACGCCGTTTACATTCACCAACTGGAAACCTGCTGACCCAAACAACAAAGATGGCAATGAGAACTGCGTGGAAATCAACCGAGGACCTCCCGGGAAGTGGAACGATCTTCTCTGCGAAAGAAAACTCCCAGGTGTTTGCAAATACAGCATTGCCGCTTATGCTGCTAGACATAGTGGACCGAATTAGTTAATAAATACTATCCTTATCACTCTGTAttgtattttgacattttaatggCAGTACCCCGATCATTCACCCTTCCCTCCGTACGGTCCCGCCAACCCCAACCGCTCCCTCGCCCAAGTAATAAAAGCagtgaaatatataatataggcctatttttGCTGAAGTGCTGTGGTTTGTTGCCAGAAAACCTTATAAGAAGACCTTTCCAACGGTAATCAGTTTCTCACGGAGATGATGTTATGTACGTATATATTAATGGATACTCTGTAAGGTTTTAGACATCAGGATACACACTTCGAAAGGTTTAGAACACCGTAGCTACCGGAGAAGTAAGACGGAATCTTATAAGATACAAAAAAACTCACATTCATCATTAATTAGAGCCCTTAATAACTGCATTATACTAATTGAACTGTTTAATATCCACCCCTCCGCCTAGTTCATGCACCAGTACGGATAGTTTCACGTTGCACATGATTCTCTGGGGACATTTCACTGACTTTAGGCTTCACGATCTCTCTTTAATCGAAAaccatttcattaaaaatgttaaaatccaACAAGCGCATTATAATCCAGTAACTAG contains the following coding sequences:
- the LOC139979825 gene encoding lectin BRA-3-like, whose translation is MSIAFLSGFFVYLTLIGQAKAGANEFPDQGCSAQLDWTEFNGHCYKLVTDRFGGQPADYTTIKDSCEIVGPLEFPFDSAVVKYAYLADIQSIEENDFIAEVLAGGNRAWLGGQRVGDGFQWVMKDGDTTPFTFTNWKPADPNNKDGNENCVEINRGPPGKWNDLLCERKLPGVCKYSIAAYAARHSGPN